The Verrucomicrobium spinosum DSM 4136 = JCM 18804 genome includes a region encoding these proteins:
- a CDS encoding PQQ-binding-like beta-propeller repeat protein, with amino-acid sequence MRLLPTLVSGLAFSLLTALTTWAAESDWPQFHGPSHNNTSPETGWNKDWPVDGPPTLWKLNVGRGLASFAVVGNRAYTAGNDGADTDTIWCLDLETGKEIWKHQYPCKTAAHLMPIVPFGPAATPTVVGGLVYTLSREGDALCLNAGTGQVVWQKNLLQDFGGKRPVYGYANSVLVTCGHAFYDAGGDTGSTVCLNAKTGEPLWMVGKGEAGYSMPVFTKLGGQDVMLLYKGEALVVLEPVTGKELARHATTTRDFSNCATPFVEGSTIFVSHTGAEGSTGLDFKNNTLTPTWNERDLGLLFNSGVPWQKHLIVFNDQKRGVKDLRCVSMATGKPKWICDEIDKGTAILSDEHLIILTNAGELVLAKLLPDKLDVVQRAQVLPGKGYVLPVLSHGRLLCKNNAGDVVCLDVKPGQP; translated from the coding sequence ATGCGCCTGCTCCCCACTCTCGTCTCGGGCCTCGCTTTCTCTCTTCTGACCGCCCTCACCACCTGGGCTGCTGAATCTGACTGGCCGCAGTTCCATGGCCCGAGTCACAACAACACCTCTCCCGAGACAGGATGGAACAAAGACTGGCCGGTCGATGGACCACCGACCCTATGGAAGCTGAACGTCGGCCGTGGTCTGGCCTCGTTTGCCGTGGTGGGTAACCGCGCCTACACCGCCGGCAACGACGGTGCCGATACGGACACCATCTGGTGCCTGGATCTGGAGACGGGCAAGGAGATCTGGAAGCACCAGTACCCGTGCAAAACCGCAGCGCACCTCATGCCCATCGTGCCCTTCGGTCCCGCCGCCACCCCCACCGTGGTGGGCGGATTGGTTTACACCCTGAGCCGCGAGGGGGATGCCTTGTGCCTCAATGCCGGGACTGGACAGGTGGTATGGCAGAAAAATCTGCTCCAGGATTTCGGCGGAAAACGTCCCGTCTATGGCTATGCCAACAGCGTGCTCGTGACCTGCGGGCATGCATTCTACGATGCTGGTGGAGACACCGGGTCAACCGTCTGTCTCAATGCGAAGACAGGTGAGCCGCTCTGGATGGTGGGCAAGGGAGAAGCTGGCTACTCCATGCCCGTCTTCACCAAGCTGGGTGGTCAGGACGTCATGCTTCTCTACAAGGGAGAAGCTCTCGTGGTCCTGGAGCCTGTCACTGGGAAAGAACTGGCCCGCCACGCCACGACCACTCGCGATTTCAGCAACTGCGCCACTCCCTTCGTGGAGGGCAGCACTATCTTCGTCTCCCACACTGGGGCCGAGGGCAGCACCGGTCTCGACTTTAAGAACAACACGCTCACGCCCACCTGGAATGAGCGCGACCTCGGCCTTCTATTCAATTCCGGGGTTCCCTGGCAGAAGCACCTCATCGTATTCAACGACCAGAAGCGCGGCGTCAAAGATCTCCGCTGCGTGAGCATGGCCACGGGCAAGCCCAAGTGGATCTGCGACGAGATCGACAAAGGCACGGCCATCTTGAGTGATGAGCACCTCATCATTCTGACCAACGCTGGCGAACTCGTGCTGGCCAAACTCCTTCCCGACAAGCTGGATGTCGTGCAACGCGCTCAAGTGCTGCCAGGGAAAGGCTACGTCCTGCCCGTGCTCAGTCACGGGCGTCTGTTGTGCAAGAACAATGCGGGAGATGTGGTCTGCCTGGATGTGAAGCCCGGCCAGCCATAG